AGGCCGTCTCAGTAAGTTCAAGAACTAACATCTCAGCAGGTATTTTCATTAGAGTTATCAAATCAATTAATTTTTCTGAAAAATTATACTCTACGATTTGTTTGGCGCTAATATTAACAGAGATACTCTTGCGTAGACCTAAATGTAATAACTCTTGAATAGCCTTACAGACATTTAATAAAACCCAATCACCAATTTTAATGATAGCATCTGTCTCCTCTGCTAATGGAATAAATTCAGCAGGGCTAACCTGTCCATAAATTTCAGACTGCCATCTAATTAGAGCCTCAAAAGAGTTTAATTCACCTTTATTAGTAAACTGTGGTTGAAACACTAACGACAACTCATCACTTTCAGTTATATTTTTTAGAATTTTATGTAGTTGGACAAAACGATCAAACTCTTCAATATCGTCTTCTAAAATATGACACAAACCCATTGGAGCTAGTTTTTTAGCTTTTGAAACAGTATGTTCAAGAATTTGTATTATAGCTTCATAAGACTGATTAGTGACATTAATATTTGCAGCACCTAAAGAAGCAGATACAACAACACTTTTACCATTCACTTTTAATTTATAGTGCTTAGGATCCAACAAAGTAGTATGGAGTAAATTAATCCTCATTTTTGTCGATTCATTCTTAATAAATGATTTTTTTAAAAGTATTAAAAATGCTGCCCCATTATATCTATAAATACTGCAATCATTACCAATAGCTAATTTAAGGTTAGCAGCAACTTCTTTTAAGACTAAATCACCAAACTCAAATCCAAATTGTAAATTCAACTGTGACATCTTATCAATATTCAACATAATCACATGAATATGTTTTTTTTCAATTGACGCTTGATTTAATAAATCCTTACACTCTTTTTCAAACCATTTATTGTTTTTTAACTGGGTTAAATTATCCGTAAAGGCAATATTGTAAATAGTATCTTGGGATTTTATTCTTTCAGATATATCTCGTATAACACCTATGTATTGAACCTCACCTAAAGAAGTGGTTTGAGTAATAGCGAGTTCCATCTGAAAAATATCACCATCTTTTCGCTTAGCAGATAATTGACGACCAATATTGATTATCTTCGCAACACCGGTTGTTTGATATGATTCTAAATAATGTTGATGATTGGATGCATGAGGTTCAGGCATTAGCATTGCGATATTCTGTCCTAGAAGTTCATTAGCCGAATACTTGAACATACTCAATACAGATTTATTAACGTGCTTTATGACTCCTTTACTACAGATTGTGATAACGGCTTCGTTGATGTTATTTAAAATATTCTCCAATCTTTCAGATCGTTCACTCTCTTTGATTAACATTTCCTTTTCTGTGGTAATATCTTCAAAAGCACCATATATACTATCAATTTGGCCATTATTATTTACTGAAGGTTTTCCGGTAATTTTTACCCATTTTTTAACACTTTTACTATCGACGAACTCAAACACTTCTTCAAATGATGTACCATAATTTAAAACATTTTTAAAAATTTGCTCAATTTTTGAGTGTTCATGTTCTGCGAAATATGAAATTGCACTTTTTACTGACAACTCACTATTAACTTGAATTCCATATATCTCATAGATTTGACTTGAAAAAAAATAACTCATCGTTTCGATATGATACTCCCAAGCTCCTGTTTTTGAGATAACTTCAACCTCGTTAAATAAGGATAAATGAGAATTTGTTTGATATTCAAGATGGCATTTCTGAATATGGGAGCATAAGAATTTTGAAAAAGTCTCAAATAAATTAATTTTTTTCGCAAGAAAAGTGTCAGATTCAAAATACAAAGCAACTAAAATCCCAATAGATTCATCATTTTCATTCTTTATTGATGAACCAATATAACCTTCAACTTTTAGATCGAGCAAAGCTTTATCATTAGGAAATAATTTAGCTGTCCCCTCTGGAAAGCAGCAGACGCCTTCATTTAAAACCTTTTCACATGGTGAACCACTTAGATTATATGTAAAATTATCTATTATATCTTGTTCATTTAGAGCGATTATTGTAGATGCTTTGCTTCCATCTCTAACACCTAAAAATAAAATATCTGCATTCAATTCTTTATTTAGATTTTGAAGTTCAGTTATTAACATTTTCTCTTGAGATTTTACGATATAGCGAAATGAAGTTTCATTAAATAATTTTTTGTATTTAAACATTTTTTATACTCAATTAATAAGTCCTTGAATTCTTACTGTTTAAATCGGACTACTAGTTCCTGTAATTCATCAGCAGTATTTTTAAGTTGAGTTATCGAATCTGATGTCAACTTTGTACTAGTAGCACTGTCATTTGCTAAATCAGAGATATTGACTATTTGTCGATTAATATCTTCTGCAACATGAGCTTGTTCTTCTACAGCTGTAGCCATTTGGGTGGACATTTGAGCTATTTTCTCAACTGCTTCAGAGATTCCCTTAAGCATTTCGCCACTTTCAACAACCTTACCAAGTCCATCATCTGCTGCTGTTGTGCCTTGACTGGCAGCTTCAACTGCATTTTGAGCTTTGAATATCAACTCATGCACAATCTGATAAATCTCTTGTGTTGACTCTTGCGTTCGTTTTGCCAAAGCACGAACTTCATCTGCTACAACCGCAAAGCCCCTTCCTTGTTCACCTGCTCTTGCAGCCTCAATGGCTGCATTTAGCGCAAGTAAGTTTGTTTGATCCGCTATTTGTTCTATCGTTTGAGCCGCTTGTGCAATACAAGTTGTTTGTGAAGAGACATCACTGACTGATACTCTGATACTTGAAACCGTATCTCTTAGTTTTTGAATGGATTGGCGCGTAACCTCTGCAACCTTATTTCCATTAATAACCAGACTGAGAGCCGTTTCCGCATTGTTGGCCGTATCGGATACATGATGTGATACTTCAGCAATAGCCGTTGTCATCTCATTCATAGCTGTTGCTACTTGAAAGGTCTCTTCCTGCTGTCTTTGTATTTCAGTACAATTTTTTAAGGTCAATTCATTTCCGCGTTCTGCGCTTATATTAACTTCTCTGGCTGCATTTTCGATACGAGTGAGAATTGTTCCTAAATGTGCATTTAAACTTAAAATTGATACCTCAAGTAGACCAAGATCACCATGAGAATTGGTATAAGTTCTAGCAGCAAGCTCATGAGAAAAACTTGTATCCAGCATCTTCTTCAATGAATTTATTGTAGACTTAGTCTTAAAAAATACCATAGCAGCAAAAATGATAGTTCCAACAAAAAGAATAGTTTCGGAAAGCCTTTGGTGGTCATAAATAAAAAGAGATGCTGAAGAAATAAGAATTATCAGCAAAAAAAGATGTTCGGATGCTATACGCAGTGACTTTGATGTGCTTTTGCCATTATTGATTTTTGAATATATAACTTCTGCTCTAGCTATATCTTCCCGTTTAGGGCAAGAACGAACAGATTCATAGCCAATAACCTTCCCATTTTCAGTCATCGGTGTTACGTATGCATCTACCCAATAAAAATCACCATTTTTACACCTATTTTTCACTAGGCCCATCCATGGTTTACCAGCTTTGAGATGTGACCACATAATTTCAAATGCAGCTGGAGGCATATCAGGATGTCTAACAATATTATGAGGCTGACCAATCAATTCGCTTTTGTCAAAACCACTGACACTAACGAAAGCTTGATTACAATCAACGATATTTCCTTTTGTATCAGTTACTGAAATCAACTTTGTATTAGAGGGAAATTTTTTCTCATTTTTAGTTACTGGATTATTAACTTTCATACTCGTCCATAAATAGTATTCATTTGTTAGCTCAATCACTTCTGTCTAAGTGACTCGACCACGTCTTCAGACAGTTATAGAGCTCTTTTGCCATTATTTCTTTGGTCAATCTTCAATTGTTAATTTCCCAAAAGTAATTCAGGTAGTTTAATTATCAAGTTAAAACTCGCATGTTATTCAATTAGTAGCTCCTACAGGTAGTAGCCCCTGCAGGTCTTTTATCCTGCATTGGCCTAAATAATTCACTCCAGAACCATTAAAGCCATCAAAACTTTAGCAAACCATTATCAACAACTCCCTAATATAAACTAACTATACAAAAAGAGGTAGATTTCGCAGAAAATTAACACGCGTCTTACCAACAAAAATGCAACAAATAAAAAAAAGATATAAATAAGATTAAAATGAGTTTATTTCTCTATTTAGATTTAGATGAAAACTATTTATGTCCAGTAATGAACCCTATCCACTGCTCAAGATTGGATTTAACATTTACGCAACACCAAACTTGCTATCTTGCCTTAAAACCACGTCACAGCTCTTCATGAGTAAAAAATTCGATAATTCAACATCATTCTCTGTTGAGTCTACAAATTATGCTCTTGGGTATAACTAACTTTAATCTCAGATAACTGTACATTGGTACCACTACATTAGCCGCCGTAGCAAGTAATCACTTCTGACTTCTCCCCGCCCTAAGCAGCTTCGCTGCCACAGGCGAGGGTTCTTATATAGCTACAAGAACAATTTCTAGCTCAACACGCTTTTACTAGACTGGATTGCTCCAATCCCCGTTCCAGTCGCTCCCTAGACTAACCCCGCCAGTCCGACGGTTTTTATATTCATTGCTGCATTAATATCGCGGTCAAGGTGCGTTTGGCACTCTGGACAAGTCCAGGCTCTGATATTTAACGCCATTGATTCATGTACGAAACCACAAACATTGCAACGCTTTGAGCTAGGGAAAAAGCGATCTACCTCTGCGATAGTGCGTCCCGCCCATTCCGCTTTGTATTTGAGCTGGCGAATAAACTCTCCCCAACTCGCATCTGCGATATGTTTAGCTAGCTTTAGATTACGGATCATGTTCTTCACAGCTAGAGATTCGACACAAACAACTTGGTTATCGTTAATGAGTTTGCGAGACAACTTGTGGAGGTTGTTTGATCGACTATCAGCAATTTTTGCATGTAGGCGAGCTACTTTCTGACGCATCTTTTCGCGGTTCTTACTGCCTTTCTGTTTCTTGGACAGTTGACGCTGAAGGTATGCCAGTTTCTTTTCGTAGCGTTTGGTGTGGCGAGGATTATCGACTTTCTCACCGCTATCTGTGATGAACAGGTTATTTAAACCTAAATCAATACCAACCGTCTTTGCGGTTACAAGCATTGGTTTAGATTCAAACTCACATAGCATCGACACAAAGTATCGTCCTGCTTTGTCTTTTGAAATGGTGATAGAGCTAGGTTCGCTTGGCAGCTCAAGCGACCAACGAATATCTAAAGGTTGATTTGATTTGGCAATGAATAGCTGACCATCGCGGTACTTGAAAGCCGCCTTGGTGAGTCGAATAGATTGCTTGCCATGCTTTGACTTGAACTTTGGGTACTTGGCTCGCTTTTCCCAAAAGTTTTTGAACGCCTCTTGTTGGTCGCGCAAAGCTTGCTGAAAGATAACACTCGATACTTCTTTGAGCCATTCAAACTCTTGCTTTAGAGGTACTAAGCGTTTTTCAAGAACTGAGTGAGCGATAGATCCACCGTTCTCATAATAAGCATCAGTGCGATACTTGAGAGAGTTATTCCAAACGAAACGACAACAGCCAAACAACTTTGCTAGTAGTTCGCTTTGCTGCTCATTTGGATAGAATCTTTCTTTGTATGCTCTTTTCATTCCACATATCTTACAGAAAAAGCTAAGTTCCGAAAAAGTACCGCTTCGCGGTATGCGCTTGTATCCCCGCCCTCGGATCGGGCGAGACTTTACGCGCTATTGGGTAAGTTAAAAGTATTTAACAATAGTGGGTTAAATTTCGAAACTCATAGAGTATATAGTAGCTTTTTGAAATTCCGACAATGAAATTGCTGGAAATGAATGAGAAAAGTCATAATCTAAGATTAAGAAGGAAAAACTTACAGGAGGTTCGGTTCTTGGGTTTTATAATCTCAATCAGTTGCTATTGCCATTTTCAATCAATAGTTTACCAAATCATCGACTTCTCAGCAGGTTTCAATTAATTTATCCATGCTCGTTCCTTGTTGGTATCTGTACATTATTATTCAAATGATCAGATCATGGGGTTAGCAATTAGTTTCTTGATAACATTAAATTATTATCATGAGTTCAGGCTATTTAATGAAACGTGACACTGACAACGAAGCGCCTATCGGGCGAGCGTTTAAGGAAAGATGCCTAATGTCGATACCGAGAGTCCACATTGGCTTATTTGTTTAGCCAATGCTTCACACGAGTTCGATTATTGTTGTCACGACTTTTGCGGATAAGTTCATCATCAGTTTGATGTTCAGCCGATTTCGCTAATCGGTCATATAACAGGACATTGACCGATGCAGCTAGATTCATACAACCAACGGTTGGTACATACACCACATGTTTTGCTGCATCAATCAACTGTTGTGGGATTGAGCCATCTTCTGGGCCAAACACATAAAACGCATTTTGCGGATGCACAAACTGCGGCAATGGTACTGCACCAACAACAAGATCGACACATACAATTGTACTGCCATCGGGTACTTGCTCAAGCAAGCTATCAACACCCACTAATGGGATCGTTTTGGTAGCTTGTTTTTTATCGACTTCATATTGTGGCTCAGCATTTACCGCATAGTTATATCGATTGCCAGTATAAAAAACCTGATCCACTTGATAACAGCCAGATGCACGCATAATGCCAGCAACATTCACTGGCGTTTTAGGATTAACCAAACCAATTGAAACAAATGACTTATTAGGGTCAGTTTCATTCACTGGCATAGGTTGATTTTGAGGATCTGACATTGGAATTATCTTATTTTGTCTAATGTGAATTAGCCTAACGAGCATTAGCTTAATTGAGTAACGATTCGACTTCTTAATTGCTGCCATGCATTTTCAACTAACGCATAATCAATGTCGTTTAATTCATCGTTGGCAAGTGCTAAACAATTGACCATTTTTGCATCTAATGCATTCAAATCTTGTTCTGGCTCAACTTCAAGTTCTGATAAAACAACGGCAACATGACCTTGAAGATACCCACTAGCGAACAGCGCATCATCGTCTCCAGTGCTAACTGTTTCTTCAATCCAAGATTCCATTGCTGCATCATACTGTTCTAACATGGTTTTACTCCACCAGATCTGGGTTGGCTACTTGATACATCACGTAATCATGGTAACCAGTAATGACTTTATAATAGCCGCTGAGGGCTTTATCTAATTCAGGGTCGCCACTATCCACAATTAACGGGCGACCTTCAAGTGCTTTTAACTTAGTTTTTGTGGCAACGATCATGATATTGTCTTTGCCGAGGCGTTTTATCAGTTCAGGGGATAATTGCTGATTTCCGCGCCCTAAAATATGCCCTTGCCCACCAATAAGGGTGATAACCAATTTGGTTGGCTGATCTTGGCTGAGCTCTAATAGTTGCTGGAAGGTTACATCGCTGGCAACAAGCTGTTTATCATGAATAACATCAACACCCAATAAGGTGTTATCAAGATATAAGTCTTCCATAATTGCTGCAACGGTACTGCCCGACCCCATAATGAATAGCTCATCCTCCATCGACTCAATCACATCTGCTGCAATATCAGCTAACACTAGCTCGTCAACTTCTTTACCACCCATTTTCACTGCTTGTACATATCTCGGCTCAGCGGGAACCAGCATTTCACCAAAGCGTTTGGCTTTGACAGTGCCCTGCCTAAATGCGGTTTCATCAATGTCCATCACATCGGCGGTCATTAAACTCACAAGCTCGCCATCAAGTAGCATTTTGACCACTAGCCCTGACGCTTTAGGGGTTATACCATATACACCAGAATGAATTTTAACTCCGGCTGGTACGCCAAGCACAGGTAGTTGATCGCCCACAACAGAGAAGACATCACGAGCAGTACCATCACCACCAGCAAAAACTAATAAATCAAGCGATTGCGACAATAATGCTGTTGCAGCCTGTTGAGTATCTTTTTGACTAGTTTGTACTGCGCTTTGATAAACCACTTCAGTTTGAAAACCCATTTGCTCCGCTAAGGTTTGCCCCATTTGCTCTGAAGCGGTCACGATAATAACTTGCTGTTGATAAGGTAAAATGACCT
This Shewanella aestuarii DNA region includes the following protein-coding sequences:
- a CDS encoding sensor domain-containing protein, whose translation is MFKYKKLFNETSFRYIVKSQEKMLITELQNLNKELNADILFLGVRDGSKASTIIALNEQDIIDNFTYNLSGSPCEKVLNEGVCCFPEGTAKLFPNDKALLDLKVEGYIGSSIKNENDESIGILVALYFESDTFLAKKINLFETFSKFLCSHIQKCHLEYQTNSHLSLFNEVEVISKTGAWEYHIETMSYFFSSQIYEIYGIQVNSELSVKSAISYFAEHEHSKIEQIFKNVLNYGTSFEEVFEFVDSKSVKKWVKITGKPSVNNNGQIDSIYGAFEDITTEKEMLIKESERSERLENILNNINEAVITICSKGVIKHVNKSVLSMFKYSANELLGQNIAMLMPEPHASNHQHYLESYQTTGVAKIINIGRQLSAKRKDGDIFQMELAITQTTSLGEVQYIGVIRDISERIKSQDTIYNIAFTDNLTQLKNNKWFEKECKDLLNQASIEKKHIHVIMLNIDKMSQLNLQFGFEFGDLVLKEVAANLKLAIGNDCSIYRYNGAAFLILLKKSFIKNESTKMRINLLHTTLLDPKHYKLKVNGKSVVVSASLGAANINVTNQSYEAIIQILEHTVSKAKKLAPMGLCHILEDDIEEFDRFVQLHKILKNITESDELSLVFQPQFTNKGELNSFEALIRWQSEIYGQVSPAEFIPLAEETDAIIKIGDWVLLNVCKAIQELLHLGLRKSISVNISAKQIVEYNFSEKLIDLITLMKIPAEMLVLELTETALIVDISLVKQAMDVLSKHGFRFSIDDFGTGYSSLAYLKELPISELKIDKYFIDDIDSDDTDKQYVIVDAIIYMANALGVRSIAEGVETQKQLKYLERKNCNIYQGYYFSKPLNMSSWREMIRVESKR
- a CDS encoding RNA methyltransferase; the encoded protein is MSDPQNQPMPVNETDPNKSFVSIGLVNPKTPVNVAGIMRASGCYQVDQVFYTGNRYNYAVNAEPQYEVDKKQATKTIPLVGVDSLLEQVPDGSTIVCVDLVVGAVPLPQFVHPQNAFYVFGPEDGSIPQQLIDAAKHVVYVPTVGCMNLAASVNVLLYDRLAKSAEHQTDDELIRKSRDNNNRTRVKHWLNK
- a CDS encoding RNA-guided endonuclease InsQ/TnpB family protein — protein: MKRAYKERFYPNEQQSELLAKLFGCCRFVWNNSLKYRTDAYYENGGSIAHSVLEKRLVPLKQEFEWLKEVSSVIFQQALRDQQEAFKNFWEKRAKYPKFKSKHGKQSIRLTKAAFKYRDGQLFIAKSNQPLDIRWSLELPSEPSSITISKDKAGRYFVSMLCEFESKPMLVTAKTVGIDLGLNNLFITDSGEKVDNPRHTKRYEKKLAYLQRQLSKKQKGSKNREKMRQKVARLHAKIADSRSNNLHKLSRKLINDNQVVCVESLAVKNMIRNLKLAKHIADASWGEFIRQLKYKAEWAGRTIAEVDRFFPSSKRCNVCGFVHESMALNIRAWTCPECQTHLDRDINAAMNIKTVGLAGLV
- a CDS encoding methyl-accepting chemotaxis protein, which translates into the protein MKVNNPVTKNEKKFPSNTKLISVTDTKGNIVDCNQAFVSVSGFDKSELIGQPHNIVRHPDMPPAAFEIMWSHLKAGKPWMGLVKNRCKNGDFYWVDAYVTPMTENGKVIGYESVRSCPKREDIARAEVIYSKINNGKSTSKSLRIASEHLFLLIILISSASLFIYDHQRLSETILFVGTIIFAAMVFFKTKSTINSLKKMLDTSFSHELAARTYTNSHGDLGLLEVSILSLNAHLGTILTRIENAAREVNISAERGNELTLKNCTEIQRQQEETFQVATAMNEMTTAIAEVSHHVSDTANNAETALSLVINGNKVAEVTRQSIQKLRDTVSSIRVSVSDVSSQTTCIAQAAQTIEQIADQTNLLALNAAIEAARAGEQGRGFAVVADEVRALAKRTQESTQEIYQIVHELIFKAQNAVEAASQGTTAADDGLGKVVESGEMLKGISEAVEKIAQMSTQMATAVEEQAHVAEDINRQIVNISDLANDSATSTKLTSDSITQLKNTADELQELVVRFKQ
- a CDS encoding YfcL family protein, with the protein product MLEQYDAAMESWIEETVSTGDDDALFASGYLQGHVAVVLSELEVEPEQDLNALDAKMVNCLALANDELNDIDYALVENAWQQLRSRIVTQLS
- a CDS encoding ATP-NAD kinase family protein, producing the protein MKPFRLGLLINPLAGLGGSVGLKGSDGVAQQALDKGAVPKAHLRMQQALEVILPYQQQVIIVTASEQMGQTLAEQMGFQTEVVYQSAVQTSQKDTQQAATALLSQSLDLLVFAGGDGTARDVFSVVGDQLPVLGVPAGVKIHSGVYGITPKASGLVVKMLLDGELVSLMTADVMDIDETAFRQGTVKAKRFGEMLVPAEPRYVQAVKMGGKEVDELVLADIAADVIESMEDELFIMGSGSTVAAIMEDLYLDNTLLGVDVIHDKQLVASDVTFQQLLELSQDQPTKLVITLIGGQGHILGRGNQQLSPELIKRLGKDNIMIVATKTKLKALEGRPLIVDSGDPELDKALSGYYKVITGYHDYVMYQVANPDLVE